The window TCACGCAAGGCGACCTGGAAGGAATCCCCCTGACCGATGAATCGTTCAGCTTTTTTGGAAACATTCCCTTTATTTACGGGAGCGACTCGCTAGAACTTTCGCAAGACTTGCTACGAGCCTACACTAAGGCTGCAAGCGAAACAGAATTTCCGCGCAACACATGCCGCGGGGACGCAACCATCAAGGCGACAGTTCAACAGAACGAACCAAATTCCGCCTGGAATATTGGAGTCCTCATTCCGCTGTGGCCTATCCTCCCCGTCAATGAATCCTGGACATATGAGCTTTCGGCACGCATCTTTTGCAATGGGGCACTCGTACGCCATGTGGAATTCATTGAGCAGCAAGACATTAACGCTATTTTATATGGGCGTCTCCGCACCGATCTCGTGAACAGGGCGTCCCGTGAAATGCACCGCAAGCTCGTACAGCGCTTGGCATTTGAGCTCAATTCCAACAGACTCACCGATTTAAATAGCGTGAGCGACTATTAAATTCGGAATGAGGAGTCTCTACACTCTCGTCTAAAATCTATTTTTACATCATGTCATACACTTTATACATCGTAGCGACTCCCATCGGGAACATGGAAGACATCACCTACCGCGCTGTGCGCATCCTTAAGGAAGTTCCCCTCGTCCTTGCCGAAGACACCCGCCATTCGAGAATTCTCTTTGACAATTACGGCATCACGACGCCCATGGAAGCCTACCATGACTTCAACAAAGAGAAGGTCACGCCCAAGTACGTCGACTTTTTGAAGAATACCGGCGACATCGCACTCGTAAGCGATGCAGGAACGCCCGGCGTTGCAGACCCGGCATTCAACCTCGTGCGAGAATGCGTCCGCGAAGGTATTGACGTGCGCGCCATCCCGGGACCGTGCGCGATGATTACCGCACTCGTCTCTTGCGGCATGCCGACCGACCACTTTACGTTCCAGTATTTCTCTCCCAAGAAAAGCGCCCAGCGCATCCACTTGCTCGAGAAGTTGAAGGACGAAGAAGCGACACAGATTTTCTACGCCAGCCCGCACAACATCGACAAGTTCGTCGAAGAAATCAAGCTTGTCTTTGGCGATATCAAAATTGCACTGATGCGTGAACTGACCAAGAAGTTCGAGGAACACCTCATCGGAACGCCGACAGAAATTTCCGCACACTTCAAGTCGCACCCGCCCAAAGGCGAATTCGTGCTCGTGTTCAATCCCCAAGACAAAAGCGGTCTTTAAGTTCTACCGACTAACGACTAATGACTATCGACCAGTTCCTAAACAAGCTTAAAGCACTTCCGCGAGCTTACAAGATTTACATCGCGGTACTCGTTGCCGTTGAATTTGTATTGTTCCTGTTGCGTCCGGATACGCCCGGGCTTTACACGCAGATTCCGCAGCTGTTGCCTATCGTTGCGGCACTCCCATTCTTGTTCATAAAGAACGCTCGCCGTCCATTTGCGC of the Fibrobacter sp. UWB2 genome contains:
- the rsmI gene encoding 16S rRNA (cytidine(1402)-2'-O)-methyltransferase produces the protein MSYTLYIVATPIGNMEDITYRAVRILKEVPLVLAEDTRHSRILFDNYGITTPMEAYHDFNKEKVTPKYVDFLKNTGDIALVSDAGTPGVADPAFNLVRECVREGIDVRAIPGPCAMITALVSCGMPTDHFTFQYFSPKKSAQRIHLLEKLKDEEATQIFYASPHNIDKFVEEIKLVFGDIKIALMRELTKKFEEHLIGTPTEISAHFKSHPPKGEFVLVFNPQDKSGL